A stretch of Spirosoma oryzicola DNA encodes these proteins:
- a CDS encoding NRAMP family divalent metal transporter, translated as MPKSLSLRAGLGSVLFWSVISAAFIGPGSVTACAIAGSKYGLQLLWVLTFATLGTVWLQEAAARITIATGSDLGQVITQTYAGAKGRRIAWALFLAIFLGCAAYQAGNILGAVSGLALLTGFPVPTLTVVVGLVCIVLLWIGSTQSLANFLGLIVFAMGGAFVYVAFGTPVTPIELTKALITPALPDGSLLLINGLIGTTIVPYNLFFGSSIVPGQSLSEMRLGIWVAVVLGGIISVVLLLAGLLIPNDFSYLHMAQVLTDRLGSWAGFLFAFGLFAAGFASSLTAPLAASVTAHSLLGIRKNSVAYRGIWIAVMATGLTFGLLNVTPIPVIVAVQAINGILLPFVTIFLFAAVNNRSLLGDHRNSPAQNLAMGLVVLVTAVLGIWNIWLAIQAG; from the coding sequence GTGCCCAAATCCCTTTCCCTGCGTGCCGGTCTTGGCAGCGTCTTGTTCTGGTCCGTTATTTCAGCTGCTTTTATTGGTCCTGGCTCCGTCACTGCCTGTGCTATTGCCGGATCCAAATACGGGCTTCAGCTACTCTGGGTTTTAACCTTTGCTACGCTAGGTACCGTCTGGTTGCAGGAAGCAGCCGCCCGTATCACGATTGCCACCGGTAGCGATCTGGGGCAGGTCATTACACAAACCTACGCGGGCGCAAAAGGTCGCCGGATCGCGTGGGCTTTGTTTCTGGCAATTTTTTTGGGCTGTGCGGCTTATCAGGCAGGTAATATCCTGGGCGCGGTATCGGGGCTAGCCTTGCTTACGGGCTTTCCGGTTCCGACACTGACAGTCGTGGTTGGGCTAGTCTGTATCGTTCTCCTTTGGATCGGATCAACGCAGAGCCTGGCCAATTTTTTGGGTTTGATTGTCTTTGCCATGGGGGGCGCTTTCGTATATGTTGCCTTCGGTACGCCGGTTACCCCTATCGAACTGACTAAAGCGTTAATAACTCCCGCTCTTCCGGATGGCTCATTATTGCTGATCAACGGCTTAATCGGCACAACCATTGTTCCTTATAACCTGTTCTTCGGCTCCAGTATTGTACCGGGTCAATCATTGAGTGAGATGCGGCTCGGCATTTGGGTTGCGGTGGTATTAGGTGGTATTATTTCGGTCGTATTGCTACTGGCGGGGCTGCTTATCCCAAACGATTTTTCCTATCTGCACATGGCGCAGGTATTGACCGACCGTCTTGGCTCCTGGGCGGGCTTTTTATTTGCTTTTGGTTTATTTGCCGCTGGATTTGCGTCATCACTGACGGCTCCTCTGGCGGCTTCGGTAACGGCGCATAGTCTACTGGGAATCCGTAAAAATTCGGTTGCTTACCGAGGCATCTGGATTGCTGTCATGGCAACTGGATTAACCTTTGGTTTGCTTAACGTGACACCGATCCCGGTAATCGTCGCGGTGCAGGCTATCAACGGCATTCTACTTCCTTTCGTAACGATCTTTTTGTTTGCCGCCGTTAACAATCGGTCGTTATTAGGCGATCACCGCAATTCGCCGGCGCAGAATTTGGCCATGGGGCTGGTTGTTCTGGTTACTGCCGTACTAGGCATCTGGAATATCTGGCTAGCTATTCAGGCCGGTTAG
- a CDS encoding PPC domain-containing DNA-binding protein codes for MTPSDAQPQPSHASAVAVDATMHTYSVRLRPGQDLKKELDALVQNQRIGAGAILTCVGSLTHVKLRLANQESFTEWQGHFEIVSLVGTLSANGSHVHLSVSDSTGRTLGGHLVEGCKIYTTAELVIGVMPDLDYVREPDPTFGYRELVVRKRKRK; via the coding sequence ATGACACCTTCTGATGCACAACCACAACCCAGTCACGCAAGCGCGGTAGCCGTTGATGCAACCATGCATACGTACTCTGTTCGGCTACGGCCGGGACAGGATTTAAAGAAAGAGTTGGACGCGCTCGTGCAAAATCAGCGAATCGGTGCAGGAGCCATTCTGACCTGCGTTGGTAGCCTAACCCATGTGAAGCTTCGTTTAGCGAATCAGGAAAGCTTTACCGAGTGGCAGGGGCACTTTGAGATAGTGTCGCTTGTCGGAACGTTATCCGCCAATGGGAGTCATGTTCATTTGTCGGTGTCAGACTCAACGGGCCGTACGCTCGGAGGGCATTTGGTGGAAGGCTGTAAGATTTATACGACTGCTGAGTTGGTAATTGGAGTTATGCCTGATCTGGATTACGTTCGGGAGCCTGATCCAACCTTTGGCTACCGTGAGTTAGTCGTTCGAAAGCGTAAACGAAAATAA
- a CDS encoding bifunctional nuclease family protein — translation MDKIKLEILGLSPSQSQSGSFALVLGEEYGNRRLPIIIGMFEAQAIAIEIEKIVPNRPMTHDLFKQFAEQFKFTVREIVISDLREGIFFAKIVCFDGVRESVIDARPSDAIAIGIRFDVPIYTNESILSEAGITASSNDEEEEQEELVRSSSRSTARSFGDQLKNASSEELQRMLEEALGNEEYERAAKIRDEMSKRN, via the coding sequence GTGGACAAGATTAAACTGGAAATATTAGGACTATCGCCCAGTCAGTCGCAATCGGGTTCGTTTGCACTGGTATTGGGAGAAGAATACGGTAACCGTCGGCTACCAATTATTATCGGCATGTTTGAGGCTCAAGCAATTGCCATCGAGATCGAAAAGATTGTACCGAATCGGCCAATGACGCACGACTTGTTCAAGCAATTTGCCGAACAATTCAAGTTTACGGTACGAGAAATCGTCATTTCTGATTTGCGCGAAGGTATATTCTTTGCTAAGATCGTTTGCTTTGACGGTGTTCGGGAATCCGTTATTGACGCTCGTCCATCCGACGCTATTGCTATAGGTATTCGCTTTGATGTACCGATTTACACCAATGAATCGATCCTGTCGGAAGCAGGTATCACGGCCAGCTCGAATGACGAAGAAGAAGAGCAGGAAGAGTTGGTTCGCTCATCCAGTCGTTCGACCGCCCGGTCGTTTGGCGATCAGTTGAAAAATGCTTCTTCTGAAGAGCTACAGCGCATGCTTGAAGAAGCGCTTGGCAACGAAGAATACGAGCGTGCCGCCAAGATTCGTGACGAAATGAGTAAGCGCAACTAA
- a CDS encoding hydantoinase B/oxoprolinase family protein: MWQIWIDTGGTFTDGLAQDLNGTIHRTKVLSSSRLRGLLTDDKLTAPWLTAPIFDDYQIRVVDTDELYRIVSLNVDGTLILDHPISAPSQTTTVELFTGEEAPVLAARLLTKTPLHQPFPPLEMRLGTTKGTNALLERKGGRVALLVTQGFKDLLTIGTQQRPDLFQLAIPPAEVLYDSVFEVDERIAADGQVLTPLSDQTITELIEQLRGVQPDAVAISFLNAYQNPIHERQLQDALTTAGFRYITRSTAVSVAPHYVPRTQTAVVDAYLTPVMRSYLDNVQKQLANGEAPQQTVRIMTSAGGLVRADLFGPKDSLLSGPAGGVIGAASIAESLSVARTLTLDMGGTSTDVARIQHNLDYRFTTRIGPFDLQLPSLAIETVAAGGGSVCWFEEHGAASGQLRVGPQSAGANPGPACYGASAPGQPLLLTITDVNLLLGKLHPKQFGIPVFPEKAQLALQEIIRQIEARTGNCPDQLDVLRGFERIADETMAGAIRKISVARGFDPTEYSLLVFGGAGGLHGCAIARLLNMERLILPFDGGLLSAYGIGKAQIERIASQSVLKPLAHVNDTLSPLFDELSTQAITALQTDVGSETPVRISSALIYLRLQGQESSVEVDYWSKRQRLAMAFQHRYQQLYGHFPTDSNGQPRPIEVESIRVIASTETTETAVSGPPNSHRHAVASFETDTYPAYDWTQLQEGDTFRGPTLLLNTTSSAFIEPGWRVIVQSDKNVLVDYIEDVDTLPLQSANGVDPESQDVIQLELFTQRFRAIAEEMGAQLQRTAFSVNVKERLDFSCALLNANAELVANAPHIPVHLGSLGICARLVLANIRLEPGDVVITNHPKYGGSHLPDVTLLSGVFTDEDELIGYVINRAHHAEIGGKVPGSMPPDAVSLVEEGVVLEPQYVVRKGVFQWDQPDGLQERFTTAPYPTRALAENRADIEAALASLRAGETALQNLVRQHGLPTVHQYMNRLQASATDAILAVLRPLDGKHFYAEEALDDGHVIRVNLAINDGQITFDFSGTSGVHPHNLNANISILYSAVLYVLRLWCQKDIPLNEGLMIPVNLILPDESFLNPIFPDDPAQCPAVVGGNTEVSQRLVDTLLKALGLAACSQGTMNNFLFGRSSALGGFGYYETIGGGTGATVGADGRSAVHQHMTNTKLTDPEELERRYPVRLHRFAIRQGSGGLGQWQGGDGIVREIEFLEPVQATLVSQHRVAAPYGLNGGASGFVGRQTLIYADGQQEALPGIFTRAMEAGERIRLETPGGGGANDKP, encoded by the coding sequence ATGTGGCAAATCTGGATTGATACGGGCGGAACGTTTACGGACGGTCTTGCCCAGGATCTCAACGGCACCATTCACCGCACCAAAGTTCTGAGCAGCAGCCGACTGCGCGGCCTCTTAACCGACGACAAACTTACTGCTCCCTGGCTAACGGCACCTATCTTTGACGATTATCAAATACGCGTTGTCGATACGGATGAACTCTACCGAATTGTCAGCCTAAACGTAGACGGGACACTCATCCTCGACCACCCGATTTCTGCTCCGTCACAAACCACCACTGTTGAGTTATTCACCGGCGAAGAAGCCCCGGTCTTAGCCGCCCGTCTGTTAACTAAAACGCCATTGCATCAGCCCTTTCCGCCACTCGAAATGCGGCTAGGCACCACAAAAGGCACTAACGCCCTGCTCGAACGAAAGGGAGGGCGCGTCGCTTTACTGGTCACCCAAGGCTTTAAAGACCTGCTGACTATTGGCACCCAGCAACGCCCGGATTTGTTTCAACTGGCAATCCCACCCGCCGAAGTCTTGTACGATTCGGTTTTCGAAGTCGATGAACGCATTGCCGCCGACGGTCAGGTGCTGACTCCCCTCTCCGACCAGACCATTACGGAGTTAATTGAACAGCTTCGCGGGGTTCAGCCCGATGCGGTCGCTATCTCGTTTCTGAACGCGTATCAAAATCCAATTCACGAACGCCAACTTCAGGATGCGCTGACAACGGCAGGATTCCGGTACATCACCCGCTCGACGGCAGTTTCGGTCGCTCCGCACTATGTGCCTCGTACGCAAACAGCGGTTGTCGATGCGTACCTGACGCCGGTGATGCGGTCGTACCTGGACAATGTACAGAAGCAACTGGCAAATGGTGAAGCACCGCAACAAACCGTCCGCATCATGACCAGCGCAGGTGGACTGGTTCGCGCTGATCTGTTTGGTCCCAAAGACAGTTTGCTGAGTGGTCCGGCGGGTGGTGTCATCGGGGCAGCGAGCATTGCAGAAAGCCTTTCCGTTGCCCGCACATTAACCCTCGATATGGGCGGCACAAGTACCGACGTTGCCCGCATCCAGCACAATCTGGATTATCGGTTCACAACCAGGATTGGACCATTCGATTTACAATTGCCCTCGCTGGCTATCGAAACCGTAGCTGCGGGTGGCGGGTCGGTATGCTGGTTCGAAGAGCACGGTGCCGCTTCCGGTCAGTTGCGGGTTGGTCCGCAAAGTGCGGGGGCTAATCCCGGTCCGGCCTGCTACGGTGCGAGTGCCCCCGGCCAACCGCTTTTGCTCACGATTACCGACGTGAACCTGTTGCTGGGGAAGCTGCATCCTAAGCAATTTGGTATTCCCGTTTTTCCGGAAAAAGCGCAGCTAGCCTTACAGGAAATCATTCGCCAAATCGAAGCTCGTACCGGCAACTGTCCCGATCAGCTCGACGTGCTGCGCGGTTTTGAACGCATTGCGGACGAAACGATGGCCGGTGCGATTCGTAAGATTTCGGTAGCGCGTGGCTTCGATCCGACAGAATATAGCTTGCTGGTATTTGGCGGGGCGGGTGGCTTACACGGTTGCGCCATTGCCCGTTTGCTCAACATGGAGCGTCTGATCCTACCGTTCGACGGTGGTCTGCTCAGCGCCTACGGAATCGGCAAAGCGCAGATCGAGCGAATAGCATCGCAATCCGTGTTGAAACCGCTTGCGCATGTTAACGACACCCTATCACCTCTTTTCGACGAACTGAGTACGCAGGCCATTACGGCCTTGCAAACGGACGTTGGTTCAGAAACGCCGGTCCGAATATCGTCGGCATTGATCTACCTGCGGCTGCAAGGTCAGGAGTCGTCCGTCGAAGTGGACTATTGGTCCAAGAGGCAACGTTTAGCTATGGCTTTTCAACATCGGTACCAACAGCTATACGGCCACTTCCCCACCGATTCCAACGGCCAGCCGCGCCCTATCGAAGTCGAAAGCATCCGGGTTATTGCCAGCACTGAGACTACCGAAACGGCCGTGAGTGGTCCGCCCAACAGTCATCGTCATGCGGTGGCTTCGTTCGAAACAGATACTTACCCCGCTTACGACTGGACACAGCTACAGGAAGGCGATACGTTTCGCGGCCCTACTTTGTTACTGAATACGACCTCATCGGCCTTTATCGAACCGGGGTGGCGGGTAATTGTGCAGTCCGACAAAAACGTGCTTGTTGATTACATTGAGGATGTTGACACATTGCCGCTGCAATCGGCCAATGGCGTTGATCCCGAAAGCCAGGACGTTATTCAGCTTGAACTGTTTACGCAGCGGTTCCGGGCAATTGCCGAAGAAATGGGTGCTCAATTGCAGCGAACGGCTTTTTCGGTCAACGTTAAGGAACGACTCGATTTCTCCTGCGCACTTTTGAACGCGAACGCCGAACTCGTCGCCAACGCTCCCCACATTCCGGTGCATCTGGGTAGCTTGGGTATTTGTGCGCGGCTGGTTCTCGCCAACATCCGACTCGAACCAGGCGACGTGGTTATTACGAATCACCCAAAATACGGTGGGTCGCATTTGCCGGACGTGACGTTACTCAGTGGCGTTTTCACCGATGAAGACGAGTTGATTGGTTACGTAATCAACCGAGCCCACCACGCCGAAATTGGCGGTAAAGTACCGGGCTCGATGCCTCCCGATGCGGTATCGTTGGTTGAAGAAGGCGTTGTACTGGAACCTCAGTATGTTGTCCGAAAAGGTGTTTTCCAATGGGACCAGCCAGACGGATTGCAGGAACGCTTTACGACAGCACCTTACCCAACGCGCGCGCTGGCCGAAAACCGGGCGGACATCGAAGCAGCCCTTGCCTCGCTGAGAGCGGGCGAAACAGCGCTGCAAAACCTTGTCCGGCAACACGGTTTACCAACTGTACACCAGTACATGAACCGACTGCAAGCGTCCGCTACCGATGCCATCCTTGCCGTCTTGCGACCACTCGACGGAAAGCATTTCTACGCCGAGGAAGCCCTTGACGACGGTCATGTCATTCGGGTCAATCTGGCGATAAACGACGGACAGATTACCTTCGACTTTTCGGGTACATCAGGCGTCCATCCGCATAATCTCAACGCTAATATTTCTATCCTGTACAGCGCTGTGCTGTATGTTCTCCGACTCTGGTGCCAGAAAGACATTCCTCTGAATGAAGGGCTGATGATACCTGTTAATCTGATTTTACCCGACGAATCATTCCTCAACCCGATCTTTCCGGATGACCCAGCGCAGTGCCCGGCCGTTGTCGGAGGTAATACCGAAGTCAGCCAACGATTGGTGGATACTCTGCTCAAAGCGCTGGGATTAGCCGCGTGTAGCCAGGGTACCATGAACAATTTTCTATTTGGCCGATCATCCGCACTGGGTGGTTTCGGGTATTACGAAACCATTGGCGGAGGCACGGGTGCTACGGTTGGCGCTGACGGGCGTTCGGCAGTGCATCAGCACATGACCAACACGAAACTGACTGACCCGGAAGAACTCGAACGACGTTACCCGGTTCGATTGCACCGCTTTGCGATTCGGCAGGGTTCCGGCGGTTTGGGACAGTGGCAGGGTGGCGACGGTATCGTTCGCGAGATTGAGTTTTTAGAGCCGGTACAGGCAACACTCGTCAGTCAGCATCGCGTCGCGGCTCCTTATGGGTTGAACGGAGGAGCGTCGGGATTTGTGGGGCGGCAAACGTTGATTTACGCAGACGGCCAGCAAGAAGCACTACCCGGCATTTTTACGCGGGCGATGGAAGCGGGCGAACGGATACGGCTGGAAACGCCGGGCGGTGGAGGTGCTAACGACAAACCGTAA
- a CDS encoding tetratricopeptide repeat protein: protein MNNERIQQLIRFVQEEPNEPFNVYALAMEFLASQPEQASIYFNQLLTEHPDYLPTYYHAAALYANLNERSKAADLYEKGIELARVQKNQKTLLELQRAKQAFEDDEDEW from the coding sequence ATGAATAACGAACGTATCCAACAATTAATTCGATTTGTACAGGAAGAACCCAACGAGCCGTTCAATGTTTACGCGTTGGCTATGGAGTTTTTGGCTAGTCAGCCTGAGCAGGCTAGTATTTATTTTAATCAGTTACTAACTGAACACCCGGATTATTTGCCAACGTATTATCACGCAGCAGCGCTGTACGCTAATCTCAATGAGCGTAGTAAGGCCGCCGATTTGTACGAAAAAGGCATAGAGCTGGCGCGCGTGCAGAAAAATCAGAAGACGCTTCTAGAGTTGCAACGAGCTAAGCAGGCGTTCGAGGATGATGAGGATGAATGGTAG
- a CDS encoding electron transfer flavoprotein subunit beta/FixA family protein, producing the protein MKILVCVTSVPDTTTKIAFTDNNTKLNKAGVTFITGPYDDYALARAVELKEKTGASVTVLNVGEADAEPVIRKCLAIGADDAIRVNAEPTDAYFVAEQIAAIAKENSYDLILMGRESIDYNGGQVHGIVGEMLGLPSISPVMQLDIDGDTAKITREIEGGKEQLEAKLPLILGCQEPIAEWKIPNMRGIMTARTKPLKLVEPTGTDKLTTVASYELPAPRGAVKMIKAEEAETLIQLLHNEAKVI; encoded by the coding sequence ATGAAAATTTTAGTGTGCGTGACGAGTGTGCCCGACACCACTACCAAGATTGCCTTTACGGATAACAATACGAAGCTGAACAAGGCAGGGGTGACATTTATTACTGGCCCCTACGATGACTATGCACTGGCTAGGGCGGTCGAATTAAAAGAGAAAACAGGAGCCTCCGTAACAGTACTCAATGTAGGCGAAGCCGATGCCGAGCCTGTCATTCGTAAGTGTCTGGCGATCGGAGCTGACGATGCCATTCGGGTAAACGCCGAACCAACCGACGCTTATTTCGTTGCTGAGCAGATTGCGGCCATCGCCAAAGAAAACAGCTACGATTTGATCCTGATGGGTCGTGAGTCTATCGACTACAACGGTGGTCAGGTTCACGGTATTGTTGGCGAAATGCTTGGCCTCCCCTCCATATCACCCGTAATGCAGCTCGACATAGACGGTGATACAGCAAAAATCACTCGCGAAATTGAAGGGGGGAAAGAGCAACTGGAAGCTAAATTACCGTTGATATTAGGCTGTCAGGAACCCATCGCCGAATGGAAAATTCCGAATATGCGTGGTATTATGACCGCCCGGACAAAGCCCCTTAAACTCGTTGAACCAACGGGTACGGACAAACTAACGACCGTTGCCAGTTACGAATTACCAGCTCCCCGTGGCGCTGTAAAGATGATCAAGGCCGAGGAAGCCGAAACGCTAATTCAGCTGCTCCACAACGAAGCAAAAGTAATTTAG
- a CDS encoding electron transfer flavoprotein subunit alpha/FixB family protein produces MSVLIFAELDEGKIRKSSQEAIFYGAQVAEKLGTQATAIVIGQADDSELASAGRFGAGKVLHAADAKLNEPNGMAYATAVAAAAQQEGSKVIVLAKSSLADAMTARLAGKLKAGLAANVIELPDLSNGFRVKSSIYTGKAFAYNDLKADVKILAIKKNTVSPVESEATAPVEAFNPSLSDADFVISVKSTEKASGDVLLPEADLVVSAGRGLKGPENWGIVEELANTLHAATACSKPVSDLDWRPHSEHVGQTGLKISPNLYIACGISGAIQHLAGVNSSKVIVVINKDPDAPFFKSADYGIVGDVFDVLPRLTKAVKAL; encoded by the coding sequence ATGTCTGTTCTCATATTCGCCGAATTAGACGAAGGCAAAATCAGAAAGTCGTCTCAGGAAGCTATTTTCTACGGTGCTCAAGTTGCCGAAAAGCTAGGAACGCAAGCAACGGCTATTGTCATTGGTCAGGCTGACGACAGCGAACTGGCGTCAGCGGGCCGCTTTGGTGCGGGCAAAGTGCTGCATGCGGCAGATGCAAAACTGAACGAACCCAACGGAATGGCCTATGCTACAGCCGTCGCTGCGGCAGCTCAACAGGAGGGTTCAAAAGTAATCGTGCTGGCCAAATCCTCATTAGCTGATGCGATGACGGCACGACTAGCGGGTAAATTAAAAGCAGGCTTGGCCGCTAACGTAATCGAGCTACCCGATCTTTCGAATGGATTTCGGGTTAAAAGCAGTATCTATACGGGCAAAGCGTTCGCGTACAACGACCTGAAAGCCGACGTTAAAATCCTGGCAATCAAGAAAAATACGGTTTCTCCTGTAGAATCTGAGGCAACGGCTCCTGTTGAGGCTTTTAATCCTTCACTAAGCGATGCCGATTTTGTAATTTCGGTGAAAAGTACTGAGAAAGCATCTGGCGACGTGCTTTTACCCGAAGCGGATCTAGTTGTATCGGCGGGCAGAGGTTTAAAAGGCCCGGAAAACTGGGGTATTGTCGAGGAGTTAGCCAACACACTTCATGCGGCAACTGCTTGCTCAAAACCCGTGTCCGATTTGGATTGGCGTCCCCATTCTGAACACGTCGGTCAGACAGGCTTAAAGATTAGTCCAAATCTTTACATCGCCTGTGGGATTTCCGGTGCTATACAACATCTGGCAGGAGTAAACTCCTCGAAGGTAATTGTTGTTATTAACAAAGACCCTGATGCACCGTTTTTTAAATCAGCTGATTATGGCATCGTCGGCGACGTTTTCGACGTATTGCCACGTCTGACAAAAGCGGTGAAGGCTTTATAG
- a CDS encoding Dps family protein — protein sequence MQPNIGLEEDVLKQDNILLNDFLSDLHVLYIKTRKYHWNVAGPNFMEYHKFFEKQYKAIEAEIDEVAERIRQLGGKPLATMAEFIHNTSLKEDTGTPNGTPDMFKNLLADHEQIVRELREDVDKCDEELNDAGTADFLTGLMEAHEAMAWMLRKYLS from the coding sequence ATGCAGCCCAATATCGGTTTAGAAGAAGATGTCCTCAAACAGGACAATATATTACTGAACGACTTCCTGTCTGATCTACACGTCCTGTACATCAAAACCCGCAAATATCATTGGAATGTTGCTGGCCCGAACTTCATGGAGTACCATAAGTTTTTCGAGAAGCAGTACAAAGCGATTGAAGCCGAAATCGACGAGGTAGCTGAACGTATCCGTCAGTTAGGTGGCAAGCCGTTGGCAACGATGGCTGAATTTATCCACAACACCAGCCTGAAAGAAGATACAGGTACGCCAAACGGAACACCTGATATGTTCAAAAATCTGCTAGCTGACCACGAGCAAATCGTTCGCGAACTCCGTGAAGACGTAGACAAATGCGACGAAGAATTGAATGACGCGGGTACTGCTGACTTCCTGACCGGTCTGATGGAGGCCCACGAAGCTATGGCCTGGATGCTACGCAAATACTTGTCGTAG
- a CDS encoding class I SAM-dependent methyltransferase, protein MAFQRPKATQSIYEPEFVQALFNEMSLTYERMNTITSFGFSNRWRRQCVFELDIKPGQTVVDLMSGMGETWGYICPKIESNGALLGVDFSEGMLHYANQKRQRKQYASYAITIHKQNVLASTLPDQCADHVVVAFGLKTFNDDQISQLSKEIYRILKPGGQFSCVEVSVPKPALLRAFYLFYLRRIIPILGALFLGNPQTYRMLGIYCAQFKNTNQALQLFENAGLICRQTNYFFGCASGIVGEKPIT, encoded by the coding sequence ATGGCATTTCAACGGCCAAAAGCTACGCAGTCTATTTACGAGCCGGAGTTCGTTCAGGCGCTTTTCAACGAGATGAGTTTGACCTACGAACGGATGAACACGATCACGTCGTTTGGCTTCTCGAACCGCTGGCGTCGGCAATGCGTATTTGAACTCGACATAAAGCCCGGCCAGACCGTCGTTGATTTAATGTCGGGCATGGGCGAAACGTGGGGTTACATTTGCCCGAAAATCGAATCGAACGGAGCTTTACTGGGCGTTGATTTCAGCGAGGGAATGCTTCATTATGCCAATCAGAAACGACAGCGAAAACAATACGCGTCCTATGCCATCACCATTCATAAACAGAACGTACTAGCCAGCACTCTACCCGATCAATGCGCCGACCATGTGGTTGTCGCATTCGGGCTAAAAACGTTCAACGATGATCAAATTAGTCAGTTATCTAAAGAAATTTATCGCATCTTAAAGCCCGGCGGACAATTTTCGTGTGTAGAAGTATCTGTTCCCAAACCCGCTTTGTTACGCGCTTTTTACCTGTTCTACTTACGTCGGATTATTCCGATTCTGGGCGCGTTGTTTCTGGGTAATCCACAGACCTATCGGATGCTTGGTATTTACTGCGCCCAGTTCAAAAACACCAATCAGGCGTTACAGCTTTTCGAAAATGCTGGTCTGATCTGCCGCCAAACAAACTACTTTTTCGGATGCGCGTCGGGGATTGTCGGTGAGAAGCCGATTACTTAA
- a CDS encoding sugar phosphate isomerase/epimerase family protein: MPLSRRRFLGSLLAGSGAATLVGHPLTQAHPMVKSFPIACNSYSWLTFYERQGKTWMANPDASLAELAQSGITAYEPSINAAEEVTRLIPLLRKYKLSMHSLYVNSTLHKADEAQQSIDSVLAIADAAKSAGTTIFVTNPSPIQWGSNDDKTDAQLTEQAKNLDRLGAELRKRGITLAYHTHAPEHRQGAREFHHMLLASDPKNVSLCLDAHWVYRGSGNSQVALFDVVKLYGKRIVELHIRQSKNGVWQETFGSGDIDYQRLAADLETLNVRPNLVLEQCLENESPNTMQALNAHKQDLIHAKAVFAGLLE, from the coding sequence ATGCCCTTGTCCCGTCGTCGTTTTCTTGGCTCTTTACTCGCTGGTTCCGGAGCCGCAACCCTAGTTGGCCACCCGCTAACCCAGGCCCATCCGATGGTAAAATCGTTTCCTATTGCCTGCAACTCGTATAGCTGGCTGACCTTCTACGAACGTCAGGGAAAAACCTGGATGGCCAACCCCGATGCATCGCTGGCTGAGTTGGCTCAATCAGGCATAACCGCCTATGAGCCAAGCATCAACGCAGCCGAGGAAGTAACCCGGCTGATACCTTTGCTTCGGAAGTACAAGCTGTCGATGCATTCGCTGTACGTAAATAGTACCCTTCACAAAGCGGACGAAGCGCAGCAATCGATTGATTCCGTACTGGCTATCGCGGATGCCGCAAAATCGGCTGGCACAACCATTTTCGTGACGAATCCCAGCCCAATCCAATGGGGAAGTAACGACGACAAAACTGATGCTCAGCTCACCGAACAAGCCAAAAACCTTGACCGACTCGGAGCCGAACTCCGTAAGCGTGGCATCACACTGGCTTATCATACACACGCGCCCGAACATCGCCAGGGAGCCCGCGAATTTCACCATATGCTGTTAGCATCAGATCCCAAAAACGTATCGTTATGCCTGGACGCGCATTGGGTGTATCGGGGCTCAGGTAACTCACAAGTAGCGTTGTTCGATGTAGTAAAGCTATACGGGAAACGCATTGTTGAGCTACACATCCGGCAGTCGAAGAACGGAGTCTGGCAGGAAACGTTCGGTAGTGGCGACATTGATTACCAACGGTTGGCTGCTGATTTGGAAACGCTGAACGTTCGGCCCAATTTAGTTCTGGAACAGTGTTTAGAGAATGAATCCCCTAATACGATGCAAGCACTCAATGCTCACAAGCAGGATTTGATCCATGCCAAAGCGGTGTTTGCTGGTTTACTCGAATAA